Below is a window of Salvelinus sp. IW2-2015 linkage group LG11, ASM291031v2, whole genome shotgun sequence DNA.
AGTTGcaatatgttctatgtgcactatttctatgcttcccgttctaaAGTtctgtttttgcgtcttttactttcggttttgtacaccagcttcaaacagctgaaaatacaatatcttTTAAATAACCGAACCacttaaaccgctgtgaaatgattatctacactatacattgcttgtttttaTCACataaactattagaattttagcaaccaggaaatggcggagcgatttctgcatattgcacctttaataaaATCGGTAGCTCATCAAAATGAAAATCAAGCACTTAATTTTCTATCATACACTTATATAATGTGTTAAGATACATTAATGATTCAATAGCCACAATGATAATCCTACGTTAAAACTGCTGAGGGTTAATTCGTCATCATTATTAAAGATTTCATGTAAAAATATGAAATCATAATAYTACACAGGTTTTATAGTGCTGTTAGGTTGTCAGAACACAGGGTAGGACGGGCTGTGTGGTTTGCTGTTGGCAGGCAGGCGCTGGAAACGGTAGCGGGCCAAACGAGACACGTCAAGCAGCTGATCAGAACGCTGACTGCCAGACACTCTGGACACTGAGAAATCctgagaaaaaaacagaaaaccaaTCAACCAGACCCACACATACCAGTATGCCAAACAAACACATGTTAAGACACAGACATCTTTGCAACGGCCACCAAGACCTGTGATATGTTTTCATTCATCTTGCAATGGCTCACCAGAAACTTCTTAGACTGTGGCTGTGCAGAGGGGACTCCATAGCATGCCGGCTTCGTGTCCACAGAGCTCCTCAGATCCAGGCTGCTGAGCTGTTGCCCAGTGCTGGGGACTGTGTTAGACCAGCCTGACAGACAGTGCTGTAGtgaacatcaaatcaaaggcTTGTGATACAACTACAACTAAAACMTTATTACAGTTTTTGGGCGAACTATGGGCCGGATAAGCAATGAGAATGAGCAAGATGACAAAGCAAGATGATAACAGAACAGTATAATTCAAATGATTGAGGAGTGTGCTTCAATGTCAAAACCACATTGTATGGAGAGATGTAGTCTTCTCTTAttaacacacacatgccacactcACCGATGGTAGACCCAGGCTGTCGGAGGGGTCAAAGCTACACCTCCGATGGGCTTTGTACTGGTATGCTGGCAACAGCGTGGAGCGAGGGATGCTGACCCTGGGACAGAAACAAAATAATATTCTTTATGACAAGGACAAGTGTTATAACGGTATGGTATTAAAACACCATCCTGGTTTGTAATGGACTTCACTTTAGTAGAAGTTGAGGATCAGTGAGATGAAAAGTGGCACCAGGCGGATGAGTGGTCTCACCTGATAAAGGCTGGATCAGCCGCAGTGTGGGGGATTTTGTATTTGGGCTTCTTACACACAGGGCATGACTCCTGAGAATCCAACGGGGTTGGGAACAGTCGGCTGTTGATCCTGTAACAGAACGTACCTAAACAACAAGGAGAAACCGAGTCagacagtacagttacagtattcAGGGTCTCTTCTTCAGTAAGCAATAGGGACATTATGTAGGTCTAATCCAAAAGCTTGCTATGGTTTCTCATACACTGGTGAGTGTCCATGGTGTGCTGTTGGTCTTCCTTCTCTATTGACAGTGGTGGGGGTGAAAGGTCCTCTTCAGATAATCTGTGAGGAGGGTAAATCAACAGTCATTCATTAAATAAGAATTATTATCTATTTCAGTAATAGCCCTCTTATAGTCGGAACTTTTGGTTAAAAATACTTTATACCCAAATCCGATTCACAGctcaagaaaaaaacatattacaTTAAGTGAATGCACTTGCCCTGCTTGTTGGCTGTGGACACACTCATCTCTGTTGACCTGTCGGAAAGTGCGCAGATCATTGAAGAACTGCTCAGAGTGCTCTGTCAAGGAGCTTTCTGCATCCACAATCCCTATGGGAGGAGAAAACAGTATCAATTTCATATAGAGTAACATTTTGGCTGCTACCCCACTAAACTGGTTGGGTTAGCTTTATTTCTGTATAGAACTAATTTCTTGGCATACCTGCTATCCAGTCATAGCCCAGTAAAGGCTGCAGACGCTGTCTGTCTGAGGCTGATGTTTGCTCCAGTCCAGGGGATTGGAATGTGTATTTACCCACCTCCCTCTATGGACACAAGCAGAGGGCAACATTTTTAATGAGACTATTAAAGGTGAAATGTGTtgctaaaaaaaacacacagcagtGAGTGCAATGGTAGATCAAGCAGttgtaccatttaaaaaaaaataactaacccaagataggctacagcctgtcgtttccaatgggaggaaattaatcatagtgggctgaacaaggaggtgggcagagccaagYACGAGCTAGTTTGATACTATTGGCACATTCTAGCATATATATTGCATTCTTCTGTTAGGGAACGCTTACTCTGTGAAATGTGCAATAACTAAATTTGCGCTTGCATTCCTTCTAAACAAAGCAATTTTTAAGAACTTTTAAAACTGTTTGTAACATATTTTAATTTTGTCGGCATCCATCTTCTCCCACAGCCGGCCACTCACCATATTTGTtggtgagtggaaatgccaacaGGATGCTATAATTCTAGTAAACATCTGGCtaattgttctatctgtggttgtACTGCCTCACTTTGATAATACAGTGCCATCTAGTTGGAGATGATATACCCGTGTATAGTAACCTTTCTTTATATATTATCTATGGTAGTAATAGGGTAATTACTACAGTAACAACTTTTTTTTAACAGAACTGTCCTTACACCACTTGTGTAATAACAACATTTCCCTTCTCCTTTTTACTTTGCTCACCCGTTCATTCTCCTGATTATAGTAAATTGGCCTGGTATAGGGCCTCCTAATATCCAATGATCTGACAAGAGTTGCAGGAGGGCCTTTGCCTCGGTCTTGAAGAAATCCTGTGTAAACAGTAGAGTGTTCTGCAGCTTGGCCTGGTTTAAGCTTGGTTCCTGTGATAAGGTATGGTGTAGAGGTCTGACAGAGGGTGACATTCACAGATTCCACTGCCTCACCTGAGGAAAAATGGGTTCAGCATTATTTCTATGGAAATCTTATTGTGTGACTGATATGCCAATATTAGTCTATGTCAGCAGTTCCTTTGCATTTCATTGGCATAGCTAGCTTGTTAAGGTTACCTACCTTCCGTTCTCAGTGGTGCTGTTGCCTGTGTTTCAGTGTTGTCTCTCTCCTTGAACTGTACAGTAGGTTTGCTGAGAGCTGACCTAGCAGTGCCTAAGTCACCATCTATCAGGGTCACCATGTTCTCTGCAGGGGGACTTTTTTCTTTATTCTGACCTGGGTTTTTCgttgtgttgttttgtgctgTCCGGTTTGAATCATTCTCCGAGCTGCCTTTGGTGCCGGTGATAGTCAACAAACTTTCGGTTTGGTGCCTCAACTGCATCAACAAGTCTTTGTTGCGCTCTCGCAATGCACTCAACCGTTCGGGCGAGGCCATTCGCTACTGAACAGAGGGCTGGCTAACGTTAGATATCTAGCTActaagctaacttagctagctaacgttagtttgctAGCTAGACCAAAAGCAACGTTACGTTAAGAGCAAAGAGCCAGTCTTGGCCAATTCAGAAGACACATTTTTTTTGAAAATTCGCTGGCTATTTCATACAACTTTTAAAATATATCATATATGTTTAATAATTTATAAACAAACATAATCCAAGTTTGATCAGTCTTCTATGTTTTCAGTTTGACTTTAACTCCATAACAACGCATCAGCATATAAAGCATTTGATTGGCTAATGTGATGTTAGTCACCCATAATGCAACACGCAACCGTTTTAAAGAAACAAATACACATTACTGAAGAAAAAAACTGTTTACGTCCCAATTATCTCTACCTACTCCCAAAGTGTCCATTTGTGCACTTCCcatcactgatttgaaaggaaatactgGTCCAAGAAATATTGTGGAAACTCCCTCCATGCTACTTGTGGAAATTAGTGAACGAGAGWacacttcaggagaaaggagacactattgggatgcaaactggtTCTGTGGTTTGAAGATTAGGTCTAATTCTGCATTCATGACCAAGTGGGAAGGTTGTATTAGCCACTCACGACTGGGAACGCCCACCAATTGGTAACAAATGGGAAACTATATCATCCCCGATTTTTCTAACATGCTAATctctgacatcacctactaaggaaattacctcgaTAACAGCATTTCGACAgttatgcaacaacaaaacattattctaAAAAGCTATCTATTAATATGTTTTTTGAACGCTATAACTTGTTTACAAGCGTGATCGCTGTAATAGTTACTTAGTTTATGGTTGATGCAGTTTGTTGACCATTAGCCAATCTACGTTTCTCGGCGAGTTCAAAGCACATGAATGTTTCCAATTGGGATTTACGACTTCACTTCGCTGGTAATTACCACCTACCCACTTGAAAWTGAACGCAGCATTAGGTCTGAGAATGTAATCAAATAATATAATACACATTTAGTTTTCAAAACGATGTGATTTGTCAGGAAGTTAGGATTCAATTTGTAATTAAAATGACAAGGAGTGACATAACACATGATGCCCCAGTCAATTATATTATCCCCCCTACAGAGTGTCTGTAATAATACATACAAtcagtgggtctaatcctgaatgctgatcggTTAAAAACGGTATTCCAgcaggtgtctattccacaaRTTACCACCGggtaaatctatgacgttaattAAACTGCCTATTTATTCTGTTCCATCTGCCTGCGtagtccactgtctcatcagcccagccaggcaatatATAAACGTGATCTCCActctctcacatttcttttagactaacatttagttttcaacagcggcgATTTGTATAAacgttgctgtctgtctctccgacatttgcaacattgtttcaatattcaaattcgatctcctgctGTACCATAGTAATGAACTTGTCGGGACGAGAcacagcgtttctcagccagacgaaatcatgaatcagctggcatcatttttatggatatatacaaattgAAAAAGGTGAAACGAAACGAAGTGCTGCTAGTTTGCAGAATTTT
It encodes the following:
- the miip gene encoding uncharacterized protein miip, with protein sequence MASPERLSALRERNKDLLMQLRHQTESLLTITGTKGSSENDSNRTAQNNTTKNPGQNKEKSPPAENMVTLIDGDLGTARSALSKPTVQFKERDNTETQATAPLRTEGEAVESVNVTLCQTSTPYLITGTKLKPGQAAEHSTVYTGFLQDRGKGPPATLVRSLDIRRPYTRPIYYNQENERREVGKYTFQSPGLEQTSASDRQRLQPLLGYDWIAGIVDAESSLTEHSEQFFNDLRTFRQVNRDECVHSQQAGLSEEDLSPPPLSIEKEDQQHTMDTHQCTFCYRINSRLFPTPLDSQESCPVCKKPKYKIPHTAADPAFIRVSIPRSTLLPAYQYKAHRRCSFDPSDSLGLPSHCLSGWSNTVPSTGQQLSSLDLRSSVDTKPACYGVPSAQPQSKKFLDFSVSRVSGSQRSDQLLDVSRLARYRFQRLPANSKPHSPSYPVF